A window of the Ammoniphilus oxalaticus genome harbors these coding sequences:
- a CDS encoding STAS domain-containing protein: protein MKMAVMDLTYVQGHTLHQFIANNMDFILKEWNYTGGKFKFFQSAKATPNSLQQTFENLFLIIGREKPKINRNELAKWAEQIGRKRAKNDFPIYYTLELFHEFRDLFWKTLYSYIELSEIELDSNELIELERYYNQAIDFAIYHFAVNYVRQKNEITRLQQLALKTPRVPLTPLTDEIALSTLIGSMDASRLENWTEETIDNIEKLKIHCLIVDVNHLLFTDPTILKSFLHSLQGFQWIGCHTILTGMNYKDGRELIKTGALPEGLVIHANIKQAIASLGGLSVHPEKPISSTKELRRVQRKRQ, encoded by the coding sequence ATGAAGATGGCTGTTATGGATCTAACCTATGTTCAAGGACATACGCTACATCAATTTATCGCCAATAATATGGATTTTATTTTGAAGGAATGGAATTATACCGGGGGGAAATTCAAGTTTTTTCAAAGCGCAAAAGCAACTCCCAATAGCCTTCAGCAAACATTTGAAAATTTGTTCTTAATTATCGGACGAGAAAAACCAAAAATTAATCGAAATGAACTTGCAAAATGGGCGGAACAGATCGGACGTAAGCGAGCCAAGAACGATTTTCCGATCTACTATACACTAGAATTATTCCATGAATTTCGGGATTTATTTTGGAAAACGCTTTATTCTTATATTGAACTATCCGAAATCGAACTGGATTCAAATGAACTGATCGAACTGGAGCGGTATTATAACCAAGCGATTGATTTTGCGATTTATCATTTTGCTGTAAACTATGTAAGGCAAAAAAATGAGATCACTCGTTTGCAACAATTAGCTTTGAAAACGCCGCGTGTTCCGCTGACACCGTTGACAGACGAGATTGCCTTATCGACCTTGATAGGTTCAATGGATGCGTCTCGATTGGAAAATTGGACAGAGGAGACAATCGATAATATTGAGAAATTAAAGATCCATTGTTTGATCGTTGACGTGAATCATCTGTTATTTACCGATCCAACTATTTTGAAATCGTTTCTTCATTCATTACAAGGATTTCAATGGATTGGCTGTCACACAATATTAACAGGGATGAACTACAAAGATGGCAGGGAACTGATCAAGACGGGCGCGTTGCCAGAAGGGCTTGTGATTCATGCGAATATTAAACAAGCGATTGCAAGTCTTGGAGGTCTATCGGTTCACCCTGAAAAGCCGATTTCGAGCACGAAAGAATTGAGAAGGGTACAACGGAAGAGGCAGTAG
- a CDS encoding c-type cytochrome, protein MGKNIGIFFLAFAIAFGAGYLFFKPSVNQDQTATEQPTQPTEPTKEQAGTDTANSSEGEILVTRGCISCHAVSALGLEGANTGPDLSQSYVNVPDKHGVSIEEFLINPTTAVMSSVLGGNPLTDEEREAVLEALRLASEK, encoded by the coding sequence ATGGGTAAGAACATAGGAATTTTCTTCCTTGCATTTGCCATCGCATTTGGCGCGGGATACTTGTTTTTTAAGCCTAGCGTAAATCAGGACCAGACGGCAACGGAACAACCAACCCAACCAACAGAACCGACTAAGGAACAGGCGGGGACAGATACAGCGAACTCGTCTGAAGGAGAAATTTTAGTGACGCGCGGTTGCATTTCGTGTCACGCGGTCTCGGCTCTTGGCTTGGAAGGAGCAAATACCGGACCTGATCTCTCTCAATCTTATGTTAATGTACCAGACAAGCATGGGGTGTCGATCGAAGAATTTCTGATCAACCCGACGACGGCAGTGATGTCATCCGTGCTTGGCGGCAATCCTTTAACAGATGAAGAACGAGAGGCCGTTTTAGAAGCTCTCAGATTAGCTTCAGAAAAATAA
- a CDS encoding DUF1516 family protein — translation MYQMFSHTHQSAWLITVLLFALAAIFTKNGKQKAQKITHMILRLFFIIMLVSGVGSLIFRSFAAHYVVKGILAVALIGLMEMILGRGGRGEKTGMLWIPFIVALLAVVVMGFSYLF, via the coding sequence ATGTACCAAATGTTTAGCCACACGCACCAAAGCGCATGGTTAATTACTGTGCTGCTATTTGCGTTAGCCGCCATTTTCACTAAAAATGGCAAACAGAAGGCTCAAAAAATCACGCATATGATTTTGCGTCTATTCTTTATTATTATGCTCGTTAGCGGTGTTGGCTCGTTGATATTCCGCAGTTTTGCCGCGCATTATGTGGTAAAAGGGATTTTAGCGGTCGCTCTTATCGGATTGATGGAAATGATTTTAGGGCGCGGCGGTAGAGGCGAAAAAACGGGAATGCTCTGGATTCCGTTTATTGTCGCGCTGCTTGCTGTCGTAGTGATGGGTTTTTCGTATCTTTTTTAG
- a CDS encoding DNA topoisomerase III, with translation MAKSVVIAEKPSVARDLARVLRCKQNGNGYLEGDRYIVTWALGHLVTLADPENYDVKYKTWKLEDLPMLPEPLKLTVIRQTGRQFNAVKRQLLRKDVNEVIIATDAGREGELVARWILEKVNVKKPIKRLWISSVTDKAIKEGFARLKSGKAYEHLYASAVARSEADWYIGLNATRALTTRFNAQLSCGRVQTPTVAMIAAREDEINHFKPQTYFGIEAQTTDQIKLTWQDANGNSRSFNEEKMKTIVNKVGKQNATVTTVEKRPRKSFAPGLYDLTELQRDANRIFGYSAKETLNIMQRLYEQHKVLTYPRTDSRYLSSDLVETLPERLNACGIGDYRSLANKILKKPIRTSKAFVDDSKVSDHHAIIPTEGYVNLSAMSNNERKIYDLVIKRFLAVLFPPFEYEQLTLQTMIGDEKFVARGKNVLAMGWKEVYENRFNEDDDADDLQEQRLPNVNKGDTLQVRLISQTSGQTKPPARFTEATLLSAMENPTQYMDTQNKQLAQTLKSSGGLGTVATRADIIERLFNSFLIEKRGNAIHLTSKGRQLLDLAPEELKSPTLTAEWEQKLELIAQGKLKKEVFIEDMKNYTKKIVAEIKASDKQFRHDNLTSKTCPDCGKRLLEVNGKRSKMLVCQDRECGHRKTVSRSTNARCPKCRKRLDLVGEGDGQRFVCSCGHREKLSSFEARRKKESGNRADKRTVQKYLKNQKEEAEPFNNALADALKGLKLD, from the coding sequence ATGGCAAAAAGTGTAGTAATAGCTGAAAAACCTTCCGTTGCTCGCGACCTTGCTCGCGTGCTACGTTGTAAACAAAATGGAAATGGCTACTTGGAAGGGGATCGCTACATCGTCACCTGGGCCCTCGGCCATCTCGTCACACTGGCTGACCCTGAAAATTACGATGTCAAATATAAAACATGGAAGCTCGAAGATTTACCGATGCTGCCCGAACCGTTGAAATTAACGGTCATTCGCCAAACAGGCAGACAATTTAATGCAGTTAAAAGACAACTGCTGCGAAAAGACGTTAATGAAGTGATTATTGCGACGGATGCAGGTCGGGAAGGCGAGCTCGTCGCCCGTTGGATTCTAGAGAAAGTGAATGTGAAAAAGCCAATCAAACGACTGTGGATTTCATCCGTAACAGATAAAGCGATTAAAGAGGGGTTCGCTCGCTTAAAATCAGGCAAAGCCTATGAACATTTATACGCTTCAGCGGTAGCTCGTTCCGAAGCGGACTGGTATATCGGACTGAATGCGACACGCGCCTTAACGACACGCTTTAATGCCCAACTCAGTTGCGGTCGCGTCCAAACACCAACAGTGGCGATGATCGCTGCCCGCGAGGACGAAATCAACCATTTTAAACCGCAAACCTATTTCGGAATTGAGGCGCAAACAACCGATCAGATCAAATTGACTTGGCAAGACGCGAACGGAAACAGCCGCAGCTTTAATGAAGAAAAGATGAAGACGATCGTAAACAAAGTAGGCAAGCAAAACGCGACGGTCACAACAGTTGAAAAAAGACCGAGAAAATCGTTTGCCCCAGGCCTATATGATTTAACCGAATTACAACGCGACGCGAATCGGATTTTCGGCTATTCCGCGAAAGAAACGCTCAACATCATGCAAAGATTATATGAACAGCATAAAGTACTGACCTACCCGCGGACCGATTCGCGTTATCTTTCTTCCGATCTTGTCGAAACATTGCCTGAGCGACTGAATGCGTGCGGGATCGGGGATTACCGTTCGTTAGCCAATAAAATTTTAAAAAAGCCGATTCGAACATCAAAAGCATTTGTTGATGACAGCAAAGTGTCTGATCACCACGCGATCATTCCGACTGAAGGCTACGTCAACTTATCGGCGATGTCAAACAATGAACGCAAAATTTACGATCTGGTCATCAAGCGCTTTTTAGCGGTCCTCTTTCCTCCTTTTGAATATGAACAACTAACACTGCAAACTATGATTGGTGATGAAAAGTTCGTCGCCAGGGGAAAAAATGTGTTAGCAATGGGTTGGAAAGAAGTGTATGAAAATCGTTTTAATGAAGATGATGATGCCGATGATCTACAAGAACAGCGATTACCGAACGTCAACAAAGGGGATACGTTGCAAGTGCGTCTCATTTCCCAAACGTCAGGACAAACGAAGCCACCCGCTCGTTTTACGGAAGCGACTTTACTGTCCGCGATGGAAAACCCGACGCAATATATGGACACACAAAACAAACAATTGGCCCAAACGTTGAAATCAAGCGGCGGACTCGGCACCGTTGCCACACGCGCGGACATCATCGAGCGGCTATTCAATTCATTCTTGATTGAAAAACGCGGCAATGCGATCCATCTCACATCAAAAGGCCGTCAACTGTTAGATCTTGCGCCAGAAGAGTTGAAATCGCCAACTCTTACAGCCGAATGGGAACAAAAACTAGAGCTAATTGCTCAAGGGAAGTTGAAAAAAGAAGTATTCATCGAAGACATGAAAAACTACACGAAAAAGATCGTGGCGGAAATCAAAGCGAGCGATAAACAATTCCGACACGACAACCTGACTTCAAAAACATGTCCAGACTGCGGCAAGCGGTTGCTTGAAGTAAACGGGAAAAGAAGCAAAATGCTCGTTTGCCAGGATCGCGAATGTGGTCATCGCAAAACAGTTTCCCGCAGCACCAACGCCCGTTGTCCAAAATGTCGAAAGCGATTGGATTTAGTTGGTGAAGGCGACGGACAACGGTTTGTCTGCAGTTGTGGTCATCGTGAAAAACTGTCTTCTTTCGAAGCCAGACGCAAAAAGGAATCTGGCAATCGAGCCGATAAACGAACCGTGCAAAAGTATTTAAAGAATCAAAAGGAAGAAGCGGAACCGTTTAATAACGCATTAGCTGATGCCTTGAAAGGACTTAAACTAGATTAA
- the msrB gene encoding peptide-methionine (R)-S-oxide reductase MsrB produces MGTNNGQKLATFAGGCFWCMEGPFEAEPGVVKVVSGYSGGHKENPTYEEVCSETTGHYEVIQVTYDPTVVSYARLLDIFWRQIDPTDPGGQFNDRGQSYRTVIFYHDSEQRMAAEFSKRALNESGRFEHPIVTEIIAASTFYPAEDYHQQYYKKDPIRYKMYRVGSGRDAFLKETWRNREKDEDLKQRLTRMQYEVTQNDGTEPPFQNEYWNHEEEGIYVDIVSGEPLFSSKDKFDAGCGWPSFTQPLKEEQIKEKIDVAHNMVRTEVRSLEADSHLGHVFEDGPEPTGLRYCINSAALRFIPKEDLEKEGYGEYAKQFD; encoded by the coding sequence ATGGGGACGAACAACGGACAAAAGCTAGCCACCTTTGCTGGAGGATGTTTTTGGTGTATGGAGGGGCCGTTTGAGGCTGAACCTGGTGTGGTCAAAGTTGTTTCCGGTTATTCCGGGGGACACAAGGAAAATCCAACGTATGAAGAGGTTTGCTCAGAGACAACAGGACATTACGAGGTAATTCAAGTTACCTATGATCCCACCGTTGTTTCTTACGCGCGGCTCTTGGATATTTTCTGGCGTCAAATTGATCCAACCGATCCTGGCGGACAGTTCAATGATCGTGGCCAATCGTATCGTACCGTGATCTTTTACCATGATAGTGAGCAACGGATGGCCGCTGAATTTTCAAAACGGGCTTTAAACGAAAGCGGGAGATTTGAGCATCCGATCGTAACAGAAATCATCGCTGCGTCCACTTTTTATCCCGCGGAAGATTACCATCAACAATATTATAAAAAAGACCCGATTCGTTATAAAATGTACCGTGTTGGTTCTGGCCGAGACGCATTTTTAAAAGAAACGTGGAGAAATCGCGAGAAAGATGAAGATTTGAAGCAGCGTTTAACGAGAATGCAGTATGAAGTCACGCAAAATGACGGGACAGAACCTCCTTTCCAAAACGAGTATTGGAATCATGAAGAGGAAGGTATATACGTCGATATCGTTTCGGGCGAGCCGCTTTTTAGTTCGAAAGACAAGTTCGACGCGGGTTGCGGTTGGCCGAGTTTTACGCAGCCTTTGAAAGAGGAGCAAATTAAAGAAAAGATTGATGTTGCGCATAATATGGTTAGAACGGAAGTGCGCAGTCTGGAAGCCGATTCCCATTTAGGTCATGTGTTCGAAGATGGACCTGAGCCGACGGGACTACGGTATTGCATCAACTCCGCCGCTCTGCGTTTTATTCCGAAGGAAGACTTGGAAAAGGAAGGATACGGAGAGTACGCGAAACAGTTTGATTAG